The Rhodococcus sp. B50 DNA window CCGCCTGCTACGCCCGAGGCGGCACCGAACCGACCTCGACCGACGCCATGGTGATGATGGGCTGGCTACGCGAGGACAGCTTCCTGTCCGGAACCATGGAAGTCGAACCCGGACTCGCCCGCACCGCGATCCAGACCCACATCGCCGACAAGCTCGGAACCGACGTGGACGAAGCCGCGATGGGAATCTTCAAGATCCTCGCCCACTCCATGACCGAGGCGATCAGCCTCCACTCCGTGCGCAAAGGCTACGATCCGCGCGACTTCTCGCTCATCGCCGAAGGCGGCGCAGGGCCGCTCTTCGCGTGGCAGATCGCAGACCAACTCGGCATTCCGCGTGTCATCGTGCCCGGACACCCCGGAATCACCTCGGCAGTCGGCCTGCTGACCACCGACATCCGGTACGAAATTCCCACCACTGTGTGGACCTCGTCCGCGGACGCGGATCTGAACCTGCTGCAAAAACAGATGGACCGGCTCTCCCGCGAGGCAGCGGCTCAACTCGAGGCCGACGGTGTTCCCGCCGAGAACATCTTCCTCGAACGAAGCGTGGACTGCCGCTACGTCGGGCAGGGCTACGAACTGCGGGTCCCGGCACCCGACGGTGATATCGACGATGTCTGGGTCAAGACCGTCGCCGAGGCCTTCCACGAGGCACACGGACGGACCTACTCCCAGCGTTTCGACGACAAGTCCGTTCAGTTGATCAACATCCGCGTCACGGGTGTCGGTGCCGTACCGCACGTCCGCATCACCGAGATCGAGAAGGGCACCGCAGATTCCTCCGCGGCGATCAAGACCATGACCCGAGCATTGTTCTGGCGCGACGAGACTGCTCCCCCGGAGTGGATCGACACTCCGGTCTACGACCGCGCGCTTCTCCTGGCAGGCAACACCATCGAAGGTCCCGCCATCGTCGAACAGTTCGACTCCACGACCATCATCGGCATGAACCAGCACGCGACCGTCGACGCGGTCGGCCACATCATCATCGAGAGGAAGCCCGCATGAGCAAGACCCTGATGCCCAAAACCGGCGTGTCGCTCGCGGGCGAATCCCACCGTACGTGGAACGACGTCGAAGTCGACCCGATCACCCTGCGCGTCATCGGCGGTGCACTGCAGTCCATGGCCAAGGAAATGGCACAGGTCCTGTACCGCATGGCGTACTCGAGCCTGATCCGCGAATCCGAGGACCTGGGCGCCGGCATCTTCGATGTCAACGGTCGCGAACTGTGCGAATCGGATTCGACGCCGATGCACTGCGGTTCGATCCCGGCCTACATCCGGGGTGTCAACCGCAGACTCGCGGGCACGTATCGACCGGGCGACGTCGTCCTGCACAACCACCCGTACCACGGTGCAGCGCACTCCCCCGACTACGGCGTGATCATCCCTATCTTCTGGGAGGGCGAGCACATCGGATTCGCCGGATGCACCGGACACGTCTCCGACGTCGGCGGCAATTTCCCCGGCCTGTGCATGGACGTCGTCGACGTCTGGGCCGAAGGCAAACTCATGGACTCGATGAAGATCTACGACGCCGGCGTTCGCAACGACTACCTCATTCAGCACATCCTCGACAACGTGCGCACACCCGAACAGAACCGAGGCGATCTCGAGGCTCTGATCGCCTGCGCGCGCATCGGAGAGAAGCGGTTCACCGAACTGCTCGAAAAGTACGGTCTCGACACCGTCATGAGCGCCAGCGAACGGTGGATGGACTATTCGGAGAACATGCTTCGGAGCCGGATCCGCGAGATCCCCGACGGCAGCTACGAAGCACCCATCGGATACCTCGACGACGACGGAAAGAACCGCGGTGTCCCTCTGAAGGTCGCCGTTCGTGTTCAGGTCGAGGGCGAAGACATTCTCATCGACCTCACCGGCTCGAACGACCAGGTCCCCACCGCCTTCAACGTGCCCTTCGAGGGATCGGTCCTTCCCGTTGCGGTAGCCGCGATCCGCACCATCCTGCTCGACGAAGATCTGACGGAGGAATTCGTCCCCCAGAACGACGGTTGCTTCCGCCCGGTGAGGGCGTATGCACCGGAGGGAACGATCTTCAACCCGGATTTCCCGGCCTCGTGCTTCGCCCGGTTCTCCCAAGTGAACCGAATCTTCGACTCCATCAATCTTGCTCTGGCGCCGGTACTTCCCGACCATGCGATCGCGGGATCGTCGGCCGCACTGTGCGCCATCGCCTACTCCGGCGTTGCCGAGGACGGCGAATCCTACTGGGTCTACATCGAAATCAACGAAGGCTCGTACGGCGGACGCAACGGAAAGGACGGCATGGACGCCGTCGACTCGCTCATGGCGAACACCCGCAACAACCCCATCGAAGAACTCGAACTCAACCATGCCATGCGGGCCCTCCGGTACGAACTTCGTGACGAAGCACCCGCGCCGGGTCAGTGGCGAGGAGGCATCGGCAGCGTCCGCAAGTGGCTCATGGAGACCGATACCTTCCTCGGATCCGAAGCCGACAACCGCTCCGATCCTCCCGCCGGTGCGTTGGGCGGGCACGACGGCGTCGCGGGTGCGTTCACCCGAAACGCCGGCACGGACCGGGAAGAGGTCCTGTTCTCCAAGGTTACCCAGGAAACCATCCGGGCAGGTGAGACCCTGGAGATCAAGCTGCCCTCCGGCGGTGGCTTCGGCAATCCCTTCCTCCGCGACCCGTTCCAGGTGCTCAGCGACGTCTGGGACGAGTACCTCACGGCAGACGATGCCCGACGCGACTACGGCGTCGTCGTCGACATCGACTCGTGGACCGTGGACGAAGAAGCCACCGCGGCACTTCGTGCAGGGAGCGCATCCTGAACAGCACCACAGGTCGGGCTGCCGCCGCTGCCGGCGGCGGCCCGACCGCTCGTCTCCTCGACGAAACGCTGGGCAGCGTCGTCACCTGGATCGACTCCCCGGACGCCGCCACCGACGGTCCTCTGGCCGGAATGCGTATCGGCGTCAAGGACAACATCGACGTCGCCGGTGTTCCCACAACGTGTGCATCCCGGTTCTTTTCCGACCACATCGCACCCGCGCACGCAGATGTCGTCGGCAGGTTGATCGCCGCGGGCGCGCAGATCACCGCCAAACTGAACATGGCCGAGTTCGCGGTCGGAGTCACCTCCCAGAACTCCGCCGCGGGTCCCGTCCGCAATCCCTGGGATCCGACGCGGGTCCCAGGGGGTTCGAGTGGAGGCTCCGGCGCGGCGGTCGCTGCAGGTCTGGTGGATGCCTCATTGGGCACCGACACCGGTGGGTCGGTCCGTCTGCCTGCATCGGCATGCGGCATCACAGGACTGCGACCGACCTGGGGTTCGATCAGCAATGCCGGAGTCTTTCCCGTCAGCGACGCCTTCGACACCGTGGGTCCGATGGCACGGTCCGTCACGGAGGTCGCCCGACTCTTCGACGTATTGCGGACCGGACCCCGCACTGCCGTCGCTCCGACACGACGGATCGGTGTACCAGCCGTCTTCTTCACCGACGATGTCGATGCCGCCATCGCCGACGCCGTGGACACCACAGCCCGGCACCTTGGGACGCTCGGCTACAAGATGGTGCCGGTGACGATTCCCGGAGCTGCCGACGCGCAGGACATCGTCTACACACTGTTGTACTCGGAGCTCGCCCAACTGCACCAGGACCGCATCAGCCGCTCCCCCGAACTGTTCCAGCCCGCCACCCTCGAACGTGTCTCACTCGGCTTGCAGATTACTGATGGTCAACGAGCACACGCGCTTACGGCGCTGTCTGCATTCCGCCGCGGGCTCGCCAGCGTGTTCGCCGACGTGGATGCGGTCCTTACCCCGACGATGCCCGTGGACGTGCCGCTCATCGAGGCTCCTGACACCGTGGTCGCACAGTCGAGACGTCTAGGCCAGTTCAGCTACCCATGGTCGCTCCACGACGGCCCGACCCTCGCCATCCCGGTCGGCTTTCATCCGATGTCCGACATGCCGATCGGCGCGCAGCTCACCGCTGCTGCGGGCTACGAGGAACTGTTGTTCGCGGTCGGGCGAGCGTTCCAGCGCACAACCGAATGGCATCTCGCGAGGCCACCGCTGAACGTCGCTGCCGACACGTGACTTCGTTGCTCGGTCCACGCCTCACTCTGCGTCCATGACCGATATACATGTCGGCAATTCCAGAAGCGCTCGGTTGGCATCACCACGTCACCGCAGCCACCTGTTCCTGACCACCCTGCGGCTGACCGATCTGTCACCACACCTTCTCGACCTGACAGATTCCTGACCAGGTCGGCCGCACCGACATCAATCACACGCGGGCGCCGGAACATCCTCGAACAGCGGCGATCCGATCGGTACGAGGTACACCACGTCGAGGATCACCGGCTCCGCGCCGAGATTCCGACCCATGTGCAGATGGTCGCGACCCGACGGCTCGTCGATGACATCGCCGGTCTCGAACACCACAGGCTCGCAGCTCCCTCCCGGATGCGTCAGGGTGCCGGCCCGGACGATGCCGAGCACGGGGCCATCGTGATAGTGCCATCCGGTGCTGCCGCCCGGTTCGATCGTGATCTCTCGGGCTACGGCGTGCACGCCGTCAGGTACAAACGGCAGCAGTCCCGGGGGAACCTCGATGTCCACCCACGTCACCCCCGAGACCCCCGTACTCGGGGTGGCCTGCGCCCAGCCAGGTACCGCCACCGTTGCAGCCCAGACCATCGTCGCAAGGACACCCTGCATGGACCGTTTCATGCGCACGGACGCTACCGCCTGCACGACACTGCCGCCGGGTAACCGATGATGCACGCGACGAGCCGAGCCTTCAGTTTCCGCTCGGCCACGTCCTCGGCGATGACCGGACATCGACGGCCTTCGATCCGTTCGTCGTGTTGTTCGGCAAGCACATCACCGACCAACTGGAGCAACGCGGTGCGAGCGGGGAAAGATCCCGACCACGTCGATGCGACGCCGGATCTCCCTTACTCGACCGCTCCTGCGGATTGTCGGACCAGATCTGCCGCCAGATCGGCTTCGAAAAAACACGGTGAACTTACTGCGAGGTCATGTCGCTTCGGCTGAGGAATCGGTCGAGTCCTCTTCGAACACCTGCGGTAGGAACGGTGGTCGCAAACCATGCGGCCTCGACCGCGAGGCCTTCGTCGATGGGCAGGTTGATGCCGCGGGTGACCGCTGCGAGACAGGCGTGCACTGCGGTAGGGGCGTGTCGTTCGATGCGTACCGCCAACTCCAGCGCGGTGGCGAGCAAGTCGGAGGCCGGGACGACATGGTTGATCAAGCCCATCTCATGGGCGCGCTGGGCATCGACGGCGTCGCCGGTGAGGATCATCTCGAGTGCACGTTTGCGGCCGATATGGCGCGGTAGCCGTTGCGAGCCCCCGAACGGTGGCGGAAAACCCAACGAGATCTCCGGTTTGGCGAAGGAGGCATGGTCAGCGGCTACCGCGAGATGTGTTGCCTCCACGATTTCGCATCCACCGCCGTAGGCAAGACCGTTGACCGCGGCGATGACCGGTTTCGAGAATTGTTCGATGCGTCTGGTCAACCCTTGCCCGCGGGCCACGATGTCCTGCAAGGCGTGCGCGGTGCCGGCGTCGATACTCTGTGCCAGGCACGAGATGTCCGCGCCGGCGCTGAAGGCCCGGTCGCCGGATCCGGTGAGCACGACCGAGCGGATCGAGTCGTCGGTCGAGGCGTTGTCCAGCCATGCCGACAACTCGTCGATGGTGGTGAAGTCGAGTGCGTTGAGCTTGTCTGGTCGATCGATCGTGATCACAGCCGTCGACGCGGCGTGGCGCACGGTAATGCTCATATCTCTTCCTCCTGGGGGTTGCTGTCAGATGCGACCGACTTCGTCGGTCGTGTCCACACCGGCGTAGCGGTCACAGTGAAAGCGTGTGGCAGGCCGGGTCGTAGCGGTCGAACTGCTGGAACTTGCGCCGCATCCGGTGCAGGAGATGCCAGGGAGTGCGGGCGATGTCGTAGGCGAGTTCACAGGCGCGGTCGAGCACCCTGCGGTCGCGGACGATCTCCGTCAGTAGCCCGACGGCCAGGGCTTCGTCGGCGTCGACGGTTCTGCCGGTCAGGACGAGTTCTCGTGCCCGGGTCGAACCGATGCATTCGGCGAGGGGACCGTAGACGACAGGGAATCGGCGGTGTTCGGGGTGAGAGAAGCTCGTGCGTGGAGTACCGAGGCGGATATCGGTGAGCACCGCCAGGTCCGCGCCTCCGGCCACGACCGGCCCGTCGAGAGCGGCGATCACCGGCACCGGGTGCGCCGCAATCACCGCGTTCATCCGGTTGGACGATTCCCACAGGCCCTCGCCGTCGACCCGGTCGAATTCGGCAAGGTCGAATCCGGCGCAGAAGACGTCTCCGTGACCGGTCAGGACCACCACGCGGGCATCGTGGGCCAGTGCTTCGAAGGCGTGAGCGAGGTCGAGTCGCATAGCGTGTGACAAGGCGTTCTTCTTGTGCGGACGATTCAACGTCACGACGGCCACACCATGGTCCTCGACAGCTGTGGTGTCCACTTCGATGAGACGGCTGTCCATCGGTTTCCTTCGGTGTCAGGGGCGGGGAACGCCGATGGGATTGGGCAAGGGGATGGCACCGGTGTCGAACAGACGACGGCTGATCGGTGCCGCGATCGCGATGATCGTTTCGATTCCGGTCTGGCCCAGGGCCGTCACCGGATCGGCAGCAAGAAAATCGGTCCGGTCTTCGATGCTGCGGCGCAGCGCTCCCCCACTCTTGGTGAGCCGGCCTTTGACATCGATCAGCCCACGCGCCCGCAATCTACGTTGCGAAGACTCCCACTCCTCGTCGTTCCAGCCACGATTGTGTTGCATCAACTCCCGGGTAACCGTGCCGGTGGCCGCGTGCGCGACAACCGCATCGATCCCCTGCAATCCGGCGTGCACACACGCGATGACATGCCCGTCCCCGCGATGTTCGCGCAGGACGGTGGCGGCAAGCCACAGTTGCGCGGCGACGTCGTCGGGTCGCAGGACCCTCGACCATCCGGCCGCCAACGGCCGACCGGCGAAATGACATCCGTCGACAGCCATTTCGAGGTACGAGGCAAGCATTTCCAGGTCGCGTCCGGGAACCTGTCGGAGGTGCTCGGTCAGCACAAGACGTGCAGTGGCAAGACGTGCTTGAAGTACCGTCGCCGGATCCACGCACGCCCAGGCCTCGGGCAGTGCCCTCGCAACCCGCCGAGTGGGGAAACTGAAGAACATCGATTCGACAGGGGCCGCGGTCATCGCACCGAGCGGTGCGGCACGGCCGGCGAAGTAGCCCATCCAGTACCCGCTCATGCCGAGATCGAGGGAGATGCGGCGATGGTGTGGAGAAAAGTACGGTGCCGCATGCAACGGTTCGATCGCCTCCCACAGGCGCCGAGCCAAAGTTGCCGCCGGTTCTGCCATCGCCGTCCCTCCACTCACTGGTCGTGCAGTGACCAGCATCGTGCTTGCGACACGGGGCCGGACAGTGCCATTTTTGTCGAGTGGACCAGGACATTGCGTGGTGGACAACCGTCGTCTTCGGCACGGACGAGCGCACCGACCTCCCCCGCTATCTGCGGATCGTCACCGCCATCGAACAGGCCATCGACGCCCGTACCGTGATCTACGGCCAACGGCTTCCCGCCGAACGCACGCTCGCCGCAGCACTGTGCGTCAGCCGAGGCACGGTCGTCCGCGCATTCGAAGAACTCGTCGGACGGGGTGTGCTCGAACGAGTCCACGGTTCGGGCACCTTCGTCCGCCCCCGCCCCACCACATCACGCCCGGTGATACGGCACCTCGACTCGTCCACGGACGAGGTCGGCGACATGATCGACCTGTCCGGCTCGGCCCCTATCGGTCCGTCGCACCTTCCGATCATCGACTGGGATTTCGACCCAACCACGTACGGTGCGAACCTCCCAGCTCGGGGTCTTCCGATCCTGCGGCAAGCACTGGCACGACACCTCACACGACTGGGTGTGCCGACCGAAGCCGAGCAGATCATCGTGACCACCGGCGCGGCGGAGGCCCTCGACCTTCTTCTCCGCACACACTCCGCCGCGAAGCGACCGGTCGTCGTCGGCGCCCCGATGTGGCCGGCACTGCGGTCGGTCGTCACCGAACGCACTGCACCATCGCTGTGCCTGTATCCCGACGCCGGGGGCGTCGATCCGGCCGCTGCACGGCGCGCTCTGCGGCGCACCGGTGCGTCGATCGCATTCTTCGATGTGATCGAGTCCGGACCGAGCGGGCGCACCACTGCAACGTTCCGGTCGCCGCGCATCGCCGCGGCGATCGAGGATCACTCCGCCGTCGCGGTCGAAGATCTGTCCTTCCTTCCGCTCGCGGCAGCCCACGATCCGCAGGTGCGCCCGCTCGCGGCACTGTCGGAGCGTGTCACTGCGATCGGCGAGCTCAATCGGATGTTCTGGGCAGGGTGTGGCATCGGCTGGATCCGGGAGACAGCGCCGGACGCCACGTTGCTGACCGCCTCTTTCCGCCTTCCGATTCCGGCGTTGAGCGCGCAGGAACACGCCGCGCGCCTACTCGATGCGGCGAGCGCGCAATGGTTCGCCGATCGTTACGACCACCTCGCCCGAACGGTGACGTATCTGCGCGATCTGCTGGCGAAGTCGGTGCCGAGTTGGACGGTGGAGCCCTCCACCACCGGGGACGGGGTATGGATCCGGTTGCCGGTGGTCGACGCATCGACGTTTGCACATGTCGCAGCGCGCAGCGGGGTTCGTGTGTGTGTCGGATACGAGTGCGTCACCGACGGGGGTCTGCGCGAGTACATCCGGGTCTCCGCCGCTGCGGACCTCCCAGTCTTGGAAGGTGCGGTCGATCGGCTCGTCGAGGCGTGGGCGACGTATACGCGGCGACTGGCAGCGAGTGTGTGATCGGGTGTTCACATACGTGCGCGAGTGCCCTCCGCCGGGCCGAAGACCACCACAGTCGCGAAGTCCTCGTCGGCGTCGACGAAGCGGTGAGGCAGCCCGGCGGGGACGACCAGCACCGCCCCGGTCGGGGCCGGTACGGAACTGGTCGGTGTCCACAGGGTCGCGACGCCGGAAGTGACGATGTAGACCTCGTCCTCGCCGTGAGGTTGTTGCGCGTCCGTGACGCCCGCCGGGATCGAGTACGTGCCCACACTCAAATCGGGGCTCCGCAGATGTTCGACATAACGGGCGCCTGTGGTGGCATCGAACCGGCCGGCACGGTCGAGCCGCCGCCCCGGCCGGCACCGCCCGTCCCGAAACAGTGATGCCCTGTCCGGGTTCACCGACGCACACCCCGATCTCACTGGGCCGCCCCATCTCGACGCCCTGACGGACGACAAAACGATCATCCGGATGCGCCACCTCGGGGTGGCGCACGTACCCACCGAGAGCAACCGCAGCGGACCCGGTGGCGGGATCCTCCACGACCCCACCGACCGGGAACCGACTGCGGTTGTGAATCTCGTCCGCGGAGCGATACCAGAACAATTGGGCGGTCACCGCGCGCCAGTCCACTCAGCACAGCGCAAACCGACCCGATGGGGGGCTCCGACCGAGTGACATCATCTGCACCTGCCCCCGGTGATTGGTGGCGCCGGCCTCATCGTCGTAGCGGCCACTGCAGCGAGTCCGCAGGGCCGCAGCCGCCTGTCGACCTCGGAGTTTCCTTTAGCTCTACAGCGAGTTCCGTGCGATGTCGCGGCCGATGATTTCCTTCATGATCTCGGTGGTACCGCCGTAGATTGTTTGGATGCGGCAGTCGACGTATGCGCGGGCGATGGGGTATTCCATCATGTAGCCGTATCCTCCGTGCAGCTGCACACATCGATCGACCACGCGCTTCTGCAATTCGCTCGCCCACCATTTGGCTTGGGCAGCCTCGACGGCGGTGAGATCCCCGTCGTTGAGAGCGAGGACCGCATTGTCGATGTACGCCTGGGTGACGTCGATTTCGGTGAGGAGCTCGGCCAGCACGAAGCGGGTGTTCTGAAAATCCCCGACGGACTGACCGAACGCCTTGCGTTCGAAGACGTAGGTCCTGGTCCACTCGTAGGCGGCACGGGCACTGGCGATGGCGCTGACCGCAATCGAGAGCCGTTCGCGGGGCAGTCGTTCCATCAGGTGGACCAAGCCCCGGCCTTCGGTACCGAGAAGGTTGCCCGCAGGGACCCTTACATCGACGAAGGACAGTTCTGCGGTGTCCTGTGCGGCGAGCCCGACCTTCTCGAGCTTGCGCCCCCGTGTGAACCCCTCCATGCCTCGCTCGACGACGAAGAGGCTGTATCCGCGCGAACCGGAGTCAGGATCGGTTCGAGCGGCGACGATCACCAGGTCTGCGTGAATTCCATTGGTGATGAAGGTTTTCTGGCCGTTGAGAATCCAGCTGTCGCCGTCGCGGACGGCAGTGGTCCTGATTCCCTGAAGGTCGCTGCCCGTGCCGGGTTCGGTCATCGCGATGGCGCAGATGAGTTCACCGCTGGCCATACCGGGTAGCCATCGCTGTTTCTGTTCCTGCGTGCCCAGGTCACACATGTAAGGGATGGTGATGTCGTCCTGGGTGCCGAGACCGGCACCGAACGAGGTGGTGCCGGTACGGGCGATTTCCTCTGCCATGACGTACCGGTACCGGTAGTCCTGCTCTCCGGGGCCTCCGAACTCTTCGGGAACAGATAGGCCGACGATGCCTATCTTCCCGGCGGCCGACCATGCGGCCCGGTCGATCAGCCGCTCCTTTTCCCACTCCTCGTAGTACGGGAGGACTTCGCGGGCGAGGTATTCCCGGACGGTTTCCCGGTAGGCCTCGTGGTCTTCGCTGAAAATTTTGCGCCGCATAGTTTCTCTTCGGTTATCAGGCGGGAACGCGGTCGAGCATTCCGCCGAGCCGCTCGGCGATCAGGTCTTCTGCTTCGGTGGTAATGCGCCTGACCAGCTCGGCGACTGTCGGGATGTCGTGGATGAGACCTTGTGAGGTACCAACGGTCCAGATTCCGGCTTCGGGGTCGCCCAGTTCGTACACGGTTCGGCCGCGTGCACCGGCGACGAGTTCGCGGACGTCTTCGAATTGGCCGCCGCGGTCGAGGATCTCGACGACTTCCCGGCTGACGGCGTTACTCGCGACGCGGGCAGTGTTCCGCAAGGGCCGGAAGATGAGTTCGGTCTGGGTTTCGTCGGCCGCAACGATGGCTTCTTTGATGTTCTGGTGGATCGGCGATTCAGCGGTGCACATGAACCGGGTGCCCATATTGATTCCGTCGGCGCCGAGGGCGAGGGCGGCTACGAGGCCGCGGGCGTCGGCGAATCCGCCCGAGGCGATCATCGGGATGGTGATCTTGCGGGCAGCCGCGGGGATGAGGACGAGACCGGCGATATCGTCCTCGCCGGGGTGTCCGGCGCACTCGAAGCCGTCGATGCTGATTCCGTCCACACCTAGTTCCTGTGCCTTGACGGCGTGGCGCACGGTGGTGCACTTGTGGAGAACTTTCACTCCCGCCTCATGGAACATCGGCAGGTGCGGTCCGGGAGTGGATCCGGCGGTCTCGACGATCTTGACCCCCGACTCGATGATCACCTGCCGGTACTCGTCATAGGGCGGCGGCGTGATCGAGGGCAGGATGGTCAGGTTCACGCCGAAGGGTTGGTCGGTCAGTTCACGGCACCGGGCGATCTCGCGAGCGAGATCCTCCGGTGTGGGTTGGGTGAGCGCGGTGATGAGCCCGAGGGCTCCGGCGTTCGCAACCGCGGCGACCAGCTCGGCGCGGCCAACCCATTGCATCCCTCCTTGGACTATGGGGTGGCGGACGCCGAACGTTTCGGTGAATGCGGTGGAAATCATCTGATGGTCCTCTTCCGTAATGGGATGCGGGAATGGGTTGGGGCGCAGACCATGTTGAGGGCGAGGTGACATAGCGCCACGCGACGATCGACGGTATGAGATCCGGCGAACGCGACCAGACACCGTCACCGATTGCCCGTCGGGCAAGGGCCGACGGCGGGCACCCCGCCTGGATCACATACCGGCCAGTCCTCGGGCGCTCGTTCCGATGGTGGTTTCCGCGTCGTTCGCGCTGATCCTTGCCACTTCTTCGAGTGCACGCAGCGCGCCGACCTGGAACGCCACTCCGGGAACCCCATCGCCGCCGGGCATTAGGGTGAACGGACGAGCGTTCCTTCGGTTGCGGGAGCCGAGTTGGGGCATCGACTTCTCTTCTGGAACCGGGAAAGGGTGGTCACAGCATGAATCGGCGCGAGGAACCTACCGGTCCCGACGAACTGGAGAAGTCTCCGTGGTGGCCTCACCTGGCTTCGACAGACACCCCGAGGTTCACGGTGGGTGTGTTCTCACAACCGGTCGATGCCGGCGATCACGCTGACGTAGTCGCGGGCTCGTGTCGGGTCGAACGAGCGGGAGATCTGCAGCTTCTCCGCCTCGAGAGAGAGGTGGAGGGGGCGACGTAGAACGCACTGACCTGCTCGCCATCGACCTCGGCGACCGCCAGGTCCGGACGGTCCGCAGCAATGTCATAACAAATCGCCGAATGGTCCACCGCCAGAGCCAGTTCGGGCTCGCTGACCACATCGTCGATCCGCCGTCCCCGATAGAAGACCCGCCGCCCGTCTGCCAGACCCTGCCGGAACTCGTCACCGGTACGCAAACTCACAATGCACTCCTTGTTCAGCTGGCGACATACACCGCTCATCAGGTATTGGTCGATAGACGAGTTTCCAAGCGGGTGAAGACCCGAACTCTTGGAGACGCCCCGCGAATGCCATGGGAGCGATCGGGGACTTGGATGAAGCTCGACCAGTTGAGATCAGTCGGTGAGGAAAATGGACTTGGTGTTGAAGTAGGAGGCGAGACCTTCCGGTCCGAGTTCGCGGCCGAGACCACTGGCCTTGATCCCTCCGAATGGAGCACCGAAATCGAGCGTGTACCCGTTCACGCCGAAGGATCCGGTTTCCACCCGCCGGGCGACATCGAGCCCATGCTCGGTGTCGGCCGTCCACACCGTTCCGCCGAGACCGAACTCGGAGTCGTTGGCGATCGCGATTGCCTGCTCCTCGTCGGTGTAAGGGATGACCGAGAGCACGGGCCCGAAGATTTCCTCGCGAGCGATGGTGTGGTCGAGTCCGACCTCCCCGAAGACGGTCGGTTCGACGAACCATCCCCGGTCACGATCGGCGGGCCGCCCTCCACCGGTGGTCAGTTTCGCACCTTCGCTACGGCCGGCCTCGATGTAGGACTCCACCCGGGCGCGCTGCCCGGCGCTGACCAGCGGTCCGATGAACGTGTCTGGATCGAGCGGGTCACCGACCGGCAGGGAGGACACCATCGCCGTGACCGCGTCGAGAACCTCTGCATAACGGCTTTGCGGGGCAAGTATTCTCGTGGATGCGTAGCAGGTCTGACCGGTATTGATCAGGGATGCGGTCGCCAGGCCCTGCACCGTAGCAGCCAGGTCGGCGTCGTCGAGGATCAAGGCGGCGGATTTGCCACCCAACTCCAGCGACACCGGTCGCAACAACCTGCCACAGGTTTCGGCGATCTGTCGCCCGGCCGGAGTGGATCCGGTGAAGGCCACCTTTTGCACACCCGGATGGGCGACGAGGTGCTTGCCGATCTCCGGTCCGCCCGTGACGATGTTGAGCACACCGGCGGGCAGGCCGGCCTCGACCGCGGCCTGGGCCAGGACAAACGAGTCGAGCACCGTCTCGGGCGACGGCTTGAGGACGACGGTGCACCCGGCAGCGAGCGCCGGAGCGATCTTCATCATCGCCAACAGTGCGGGAAAGTTCCACGGCGCGATGGCAGCGACGACGCCGATCGGCTCTTTCCGCACGACCGTAGTGCCGTTGCCCGCCAACGCCGCTCGGCGCTCTTCCAACTCGGTGGCGCGGGCGAGGGAGGCGTAGTAGCTCAGCAGA harbors:
- a CDS encoding enoyl-CoA hydratase/isomerase family protein, producing MDSRLIEVDTTAVEDHGVAVVTLNRPHKKNALSHAMRLDLAHAFEALAHDARVVVLTGHGDVFCAGFDLAEFDRVDGEGLWESSNRMNAVIAAHPVPVIAALDGPVVAGGADLAVLTDIRLGTPRTSFSHPEHRRFPVVYGPLAECIGSTRARELVLTGRTVDADEALAVGLLTEIVRDRRVLDRACELAYDIARTPWHLLHRMRRKFQQFDRYDPACHTLSL
- a CDS encoding hydantoinase B/oxoprolinase family protein, with the translated sequence MSKTLMPKTGVSLAGESHRTWNDVEVDPITLRVIGGALQSMAKEMAQVLYRMAYSSLIRESEDLGAGIFDVNGRELCESDSTPMHCGSIPAYIRGVNRRLAGTYRPGDVVLHNHPYHGAAHSPDYGVIIPIFWEGEHIGFAGCTGHVSDVGGNFPGLCMDVVDVWAEGKLMDSMKIYDAGVRNDYLIQHILDNVRTPEQNRGDLEALIACARIGEKRFTELLEKYGLDTVMSASERWMDYSENMLRSRIREIPDGSYEAPIGYLDDDGKNRGVPLKVAVRVQVEGEDILIDLTGSNDQVPTAFNVPFEGSVLPVAVAAIRTILLDEDLTEEFVPQNDGCFRPVRAYAPEGTIFNPDFPASCFARFSQVNRIFDSINLALAPVLPDHAIAGSSAALCAIAYSGVAEDGESYWVYIEINEGSYGGRNGKDGMDAVDSLMANTRNNPIEELELNHAMRALRYELRDEAPAPGQWRGGIGSVRKWLMETDTFLGSEADNRSDPPAGALGGHDGVAGAFTRNAGTDREEVLFSKVTQETIRAGETLEIKLPSGGGFGNPFLRDPFQVLSDVWDEYLTADDARRDYGVVVDIDSWTVDEEATAALRAGSAS
- a CDS encoding cupin domain-containing protein; the encoded protein is MKRSMQGVLATMVWAATVAVPGWAQATPSTGVSGVTWVDIEVPPGLLPFVPDGVHAVAREITIEPGGSTGWHYHDGPVLGIVRAGTLTHPGGSCEPVVFETGDVIDEPSGRDHLHMGRNLGAEPVILDVVYLVPIGSPLFEDVPAPACD
- a CDS encoding SCO6745 family protein → MAEPAATLARRLWEAIEPLHAAPYFSPHHRRISLDLGMSGYWMGYFAGRAAPLGAMTAAPVESMFFSFPTRRVARALPEAWACVDPATVLQARLATARLVLTEHLRQVPGRDLEMLASYLEMAVDGCHFAGRPLAAGWSRVLRPDDVAAQLWLAATVLREHRGDGHVIACVHAGLQGIDAVVAHAATGTVTRELMQHNRGWNDEEWESSQRRLRARGLIDVKGRLTKSGGALRRSIEDRTDFLAADPVTALGQTGIETIIAIAAPISRRLFDTGAIPLPNPIGVPRP
- a CDS encoding enoyl-CoA hydratase-related protein, which encodes MSITVRHAASTAVITIDRPDKLNALDFTTIDELSAWLDNASTDDSIRSVVLTGSGDRAFSAGADISCLAQSIDAGTAHALQDIVARGQGLTRRIEQFSKPVIAAVNGLAYGGGCEIVEATHLAVAADHASFAKPEISLGFPPPFGGSQRLPRHIGRKRALEMILTGDAVDAQRAHEMGLINHVVPASDLLATALELAVRIERHAPTAVHACLAAVTRGINLPIDEGLAVEAAWFATTVPTAGVRRGLDRFLSRSDMTSQ
- a CDS encoding amidase, which produces MDRGRRSHRGTSCRERILNSTTGRAAAAAGGGPTARLLDETLGSVVTWIDSPDAATDGPLAGMRIGVKDNIDVAGVPTTCASRFFSDHIAPAHADVVGRLIAAGAQITAKLNMAEFAVGVTSQNSAAGPVRNPWDPTRVPGGSSGGSGAAVAAGLVDASLGTDTGGSVRLPASACGITGLRPTWGSISNAGVFPVSDAFDTVGPMARSVTEVARLFDVLRTGPRTAVAPTRRIGVPAVFFTDDVDAAIADAVDTTARHLGTLGYKMVPVTIPGAADAQDIVYTLLYSELAQLHQDRISRSPELFQPATLERVSLGLQITDGQRAHALTALSAFRRGLASVFADVDAVLTPTMPVDVPLIEAPDTVVAQSRRLGQFSYPWSLHDGPTLAIPVGFHPMSDMPIGAQLTAAAGYEELLFAVGRAFQRTTEWHLARPPLNVAADT